GAGCATGCAAAACTCCCAAGTTAAAGCTTTAAGAATTGCTAACAGACCCTATAAAGCACTTTATCACATTAAATAGAAATCTAATTtctttgaaaataataaatacaaaTAGCTAATGaaaaaatcatcaaacaaattaaAGCACCATcagaaatttaataaaatctaaTGAATGTGTAAGAAGTGCTCAGAATATTGTATACCTTGTCAATCTCCTCTTGAAGCTTTTTCCTTTCAGTTTCATTATTTGCTTCACGCTTCTCTAACTCATGCACACGGACATCAAGCTCTGTTTTCTCAGATTCAAGTTGTTGCTTAAGCTTGGTATGGTCATTAAAGATCTTCTGAAAATGATCTCGAGCACTCAGCTGAATCTTTTTAATCTCTGATTAAGATAAAAACCTAAATAATTAAGTAAAACTATCGCATAAAGAAGACATCAAAGACTATATAAAGTTTAAAAGAAGTTTATGATGCTCTTTACACCCACTTGAGAGAGAATGTGCCCTCTTTGATCTTCCAATATTTTTGTGGTACTCTGCAACAGACTATCCTATAAGATGGGTACTATTGGTATGATGAGACTACTTGGTTAGGATTAGGTTGGAGAGGAAGGCGGTTAGTTAGAGGGTAAAGGGAAAGGAAGTGAGGGAAGGCTACATACAGAAGTGGTCAGTTAGGGAGGAAATGAGAGGATATTAGTTGAGTTTATGTTAGTTTGCTCAATTTTGGAGTTTGGAGTATCCAAACAATCAACTATCACTTTTCCCTAAATTTTTGTACATAAGATTATAAGAATATCAGTACCTTCATTATATGCCTGATGAAGCTTGTCTTTCTCTTCCGCTAGCTTGTTGAAAGAATGGGAAGTCTCATTAAACCTTGTCTCTATTTCCTGCAAAGTCTTCTTCTTATCTTCAAGATTTTTTGTCAGGTTTGAAACAAGTTTGTCAACCTTTCGAGCATGTTCTGCCTCAAGCTCAGATACTGTTTTCACATCTCCAGTCTTCCGCAAATGCTCCCCAATAATCCCTGGTGATTCATAATCATCTTCACGCGCAACCCACCCATAAAGACCGGACTTTTCAATATCCTTTGCCAGCCAGTGCTTTTTTCCATGCTGGTTTAATTCGTAATATCTTTCAAATTCCAAGGCATTGTTCCAACCCAGCCAATCTTTGTTAAATTCCACTATAGCAGTACCAGAATGGCCTCTGAAGTTCCACAAGGGATGTACTCTCTTGGGATTGTACCCCATACCTCTTAACTCATCCCTCAACTTTGAACCACTTTCCCCTACATTCTTACCATTCATGAACCGAGTAGGAATGTTCACCACTATTCCTAcccaaggccaaacaaacctaTCATCATGGTCACAGACAACAACAGGAGCACCACCATTAACCTGTTTCGACGAACTAGCTTGATTTTGCACCTCAACTTCCAAAAACCTAGCTAAGCCCATGTGATTTGCCTTCTCCCTTGCCCTCCTTTTCTTCGAGTTAGCATTTCCAATCCCAGATGCATGCTGAAGTAATTCTTTGTAGTGATAATCCCGCTTCCTTTTCCCTGGGCAATATGGACACGTATACTTCTCCTCTGAGACTTTCAGCTTCGAACTTTCCTTCTTAAGCTCGTCAAAAGTTTTATCTCCATACTCTTCTATCTCAGATTCACTAATGTCAGTGTCCTCCTCTTCAGAACTGTGACCCATTATATTCTCAGCTACTCGCGGTCACAGCACTGActcaataaatctgaaaataagatAGGATACGGGGAATATTACAGAACTAAGAATCGCCAAACACAGCATAGTACCTATTATATTATCAGCCTCAACCAAAACGTTCCCAGTGAAGCAAAACTGAAATATTTCTCTTTTTCTATTTTTGTAAAACAGACTAAAGCCCCTATTTTTCTTTCTGTCATCATTAACCATAGTTCACATAAAAACAGTTGTGGGAGAACAAGTAAATTTTGCT
This sequence is a window from Spinacia oleracea cultivar Varoflay chromosome 1, BTI_SOV_V1, whole genome shotgun sequence. Protein-coding genes within it:
- the LOC110794820 gene encoding protein INVOLVED IN DE NOVO 2, coding for MGHSSEEEDTDISESEIEEYGDKTFDELKKESSKLKVSEEKYTCPYCPGKRKRDYHYKELLQHASGIGNANSKKRRAREKANHMGLARFLEVEVQNQASSSKQVNGGAPVVVCDHDDRFVWPWVGIVVNIPTRFMNGKNVGESGSKLRDELRGMGYNPKRVHPLWNFRGHSGTAIVEFNKDWLGWNNALEFERYYELNQHGKKHWLAKDIEKSGLYGWVAREDDYESPGIIGEHLRKTGDVKTVSELEAEHARKVDKLVSNLTKNLEDKKKTLQEIETRFNETSHSFNKLAEEKDKLHQAYNEEIKKIQLSARDHFQKIFNDHTKLKQQLESEKTELDVRVHELEKREANNETERKKLQEEIDKNAVKNNSLQHASFVQQKADENVLKLAEEQKKQKEDLHKRILQLQNQLEAKQALELEIEQLRGKLNVMKHVGDEGDMEVIEKVDSMLKDLREKEENLEEVESLNQTLVVTERMSNEELQDARKELINGLKEMTIRGFIGVKRMGELDSSVFQEACKRRFPEDIAEDKAAEVCSLWDEYLRDPEWHPFKVVQVHGDHKEVIDVADEKLRELKKEWGDDVYDAVTTALKEINEYNPSGRYIITELWNSKEGRKATLQEGVSYILNKWKDYKRFRG